From the genome of Tachypleus tridentatus isolate NWPU-2018 chromosome 6, ASM421037v1, whole genome shotgun sequence:
CAACACTGAACAAGAGTAGCTAAGCTTGTGAGAAGAGAGAAGTACCTATTGGAgacacattttcagtataggaaaattgttGCTTTTATCTGTTGTTACCTCTACTGCATCACTTAACTGTATTCAGTCAGTCTGTTTCACTGACCCTGCAACCATTgtgtaacaataaatacataaaccCTTTTTTCATTATAGAAGGACTACATATTGTAACACAAAGTTGCacacttgtttatttttacagttaaagcTGATaggtttttcatttaatttcagatattttcagaatttcattttaaaattcaaatgtgCAACTTAGAATACAAGATGTCATTAGTGATGTGAAATATAATGTTCTAAGATTGATTATTTATCTAAGCTAGAAATtggttaaatatttcatgtaCCTGATCAGCAGAGGTTAAACTAGACAATCATCCCAGTACCTACTAGCCACATCCcacttattaaaatgaaataatttctttctATTGGTTGAGAGTAATCCAATGGCAAGTATCCTAGAGAATTATTGACATTTCTGACAGACATTATGTCATAGGAGAGTCCTGGCATGTTGGTTCGACTTTCTGGATTGCCTGTCTTTAATGCAAGAAGtgttaatgttaaacatttacaatttagatgaaaaatatttaatatatatagtatgCAATTCCTTGTAAACTTAAGCATTATGTAGGTGTGGAAAGTGAATCTAAAATGGGCAATATGTAGCAAACAAGAGTCACATGATAGAGAAGTGaggacaaaaattatatttaaacctgATATTGGAATGTAAGTTATAAATTGTGTAATAAACTTGAATATAACTGTGTAAAAAGACTGGGATATTTTCACTCTGATGCATCTGTAAagataaaaaagaacatttatattttttatgtttatctgcACAGTATTGTTGAGTCTGGTCTCTAGTTATTTTGTGACAATGtggaaacatttaatttattatgtgaTTCAAaggaaacatttttctttgtcatTGCCAGGCCTGAGATGGTTGTTGGTTGGTACCACTCTCACCCAGGATTTGGGTGCTGGTTGTCAGGAGTGGACATCAACACCCAGCAGAGTTTTGAAGCTCTGTCCGAGAGGGCTGTAGCAGTAGTGGTGGATCCAATTCAGAGTGTCAAGGGAAAGGTATGCCATTTAATCAGACGTTCTGTGTAGTCGCACCACGTGAATCAAAACATGTTCTAATTCTTTTTATAtcctaaaaaaaaattctgatcgATTTATAGTTCCTTATAAATCTACAGAATGGAAACTGTGTTGGTCATTTCTTTGTATTcactaatgtttttatgtttaaataaatagtttaatgtCATTATCTTCTACTGTTTTGAAGCTAGAGACCTTTATAGATGACAAGACTCTGTTTATTATAGGTTGTAATTGATGCATTCCGACTTATTAACCCTAACATGATGGTACTTGGACAAGAACCCCGTCAAACTACCTCCAACTTAGGACATCTGTCTAAACCTTCCATACAGGTGGGAGTTATTACTTGGAACTGATTGATAAAATAGGGTTATGATTTATTAAACATTCCAGCTGTTGTATTGCAGTATCAGGGCATATGTTTCTATTTTTCAGGCTCTCATTCATGGTTTAAACAGGCATTACTATTCTATATCTATCAACTACAGGAAGAATGAACTGGAACAGAAGGTAAgctatattgtaaaaataaaatcactgGTTTGAAATTTTTCTCTGTTGTAGTTATGCAGTAGTATGCTCTCCGAATAATCTTGCTTTGTTTCAATGTAATTGATATATCAAGGAGATgtgttataactttttatttccaagatGTCATGTAATTAGAACTTCTTGTGAtcactaaaacaattttaattagtGCAACAAATTCTTCCTTTTCTCGTGACATATCCACTTGTAGGgaagttaataaatattcatCTTAAAAATGTGTCTGTTACATTTATCGAACTTCAGAGGAGTTTTTAAAAAACATCACTGAATGTTTTCCATTTGTATGGTTGATATTAAAGTTTATACTGATAAACAACatactttaaattgttttcattttttattcattgGACTGTGACATTCAGAGACAGGTCTACTGCTGATAGCAGTTGATTGGCTGGTACTTAAGAGATGGCTTAAACTGATGAAGAAGAGGTCAGCCGTTTATAGGCAGTCAAACTAAGTTTGGGATATAGTTAACTGTGACCTACACGAGAAAGATGAGAAGTGCAATACTTTGACTGTAATATTTCCATTTAGATTTGTTCATGgtctataaattatatttttctctgtAGTGTTGGTTagttcatgatttttttttattactaatttcaacagtttttggGGTAAAACAACTGATATTGGTTCTAAAGAAGTAACTAACACCTGGAGAATGTTTTAAAAAGGGAGTCTATGTAGGACAAAATTTTACTGCCTTTATCTTAGAAATCTTGAGTGTtggtttttatgtttgtgtatttttaaccCTATGGTTTTGGGATATGCCCATTTGACATTGCTCTTGTATGGAAAATGATACACAGTTTATCTGTACATACAATAAGTGAATGTTTTTAATGATGTGAGAGAAAAACagaggttcaagaagtcttgatagaaatgaaatagaaaccctataacttaagcacttttgaaaggttgACCTTTCTTTTTGAGGGGCAAAGTGACCACTTCCAGTCCACCATTCAAAAGTGCTTGGTTTGtaaggtttctatttcatttttatcaagacttcttgaacctatgtgtcTTTCTAACATAAAAAATTTTACATAAGTATACACTTTTATTTACTGATATAGGCATTTTACATCATTCAGTGCTTCAGTACCTATCTGAATGCTTAATGGACACCAGAGCTAAAATAAATATCACTACTATGACCATTTCTCTTCCTGAATTTGTCTGATTTTTTATAATTCACTTTGACACTAATAACCTGAAACAATCCTATAAGACTGCTGAAGACCATTTGTTAGAACTTGAAAACACAATAGCATGTATCGGGAGCCTTGGATCACATATTAAACTAGCTACTTCTAGTGTACTAGATATGAACTTTGTTAATACATCTTCACAACAATTGGTAAGAACAGTTTGAATTCTGCAATGGAAATAACCATTGAGAGACTGTAGTTTAAAGTGAACTCTTTCAATTAATTGTAAACATTATACAAATAGGGTGGGTTGTGAATtgtatgttgttatattgttaatCTCATTGATGTACAGTGATATTTCTTGCTTAGATTTTGATTGTTACCTTAGGGttaaatattgtgtgtgtgtttatatactaaattaataaatagatTACAGTTTCTTACATGATGTAAATTTGTATTACCCACTTTTCTTTCTAGAGTGAtagttctttattctaaataGTTTCAGGCTTGTAACATatttcctttgttgttgtttttcttctgagTTGTATCTAACTATTAAACCAACAAGCTAGAAATAATCCAGTGAACTCAGTATGGTAATGCATGAACCTCTGGGTGCATATCTTACTTGTTGGTTGTCTGTCTAACCTAATTTTACTTAGTTACTATTATAACAAATTTAGGTCTTGTACTTTTGTACAGGTAAAGACTGTTAATaaaagttaaccctaattttagtAGGGTTTTTAGTGAGTCATTTCTTTCAGATATTCAactgaaaacacaaaaatatgggCAAAGCATAGGGTGTCctgtaactattataatttagTATGTTTTTTACCTATAAATACATTAAGATAATGTTCAAGGTGAACTAGCAACTTTGAATCCTTAGACACGATAAATCAAAGGCTATCTTAAGTATAAACTactattatatgtaattttataaataatatagtggtAAAGGTAAGAGAATTAATGatgtttttgaaatttatgtaataataagGCATGGCAAACTGATTGAAAGCTGTAATATTAGATTGTTTTAGGAGTATGCATGCTCCAGCAACTAACCTAGGGGGTGAAAGAGTGTTCACATGGTTCATAGAATTGAACATTTTAAAGGTAATAAATTTTAacttgtatgatattaaacacGAAATGTCATAATTACCTTCACCCTGTCTGGGATAAGAGTTAAGAAAGTGATCTGTTGCAGATGTTACTTAATCTTCACAAGAAAAGTTGGATGGATGGGTTAACTCTTTCTGATTATGATGAGCATTGCCAGCTCAATGAGAAGACAGTGACAGAAATGCTTGACCTTGCTAAGGCTTATAATAAGGTGTGTACCATTTCAAGACTAGAACATTTGTGAAATTATCAAGTATGTAAGTACATGCACATATTCAGAGTATATTTTCATTCAATGTATATTTCACTAGAGTTTGCTAACTCCTTTTATATCTTCATGTTTCAGTGATGTGGTTAAAGGACTACTAGTTAATATGTTAGTGCTGGTAGTGTAATAAATGCTGTACtagttagaaaaattaaattaacgaTTATGGTTATTTCTGTTAACTTAATGTCTACATGTATTTCTTCGTCATTATTAAATTGCCATTTTCAAAGCAACTATTTCAATTATGttccttaatttaaaatatctataaactATTTCCTAGAAAGGTTAAGATGTGTTGCCCTAATTTTTATGCTGCACTACTTCCAATTTTTAGTGTATGTAAACCTTGTAACTATTAATTAAATGGTTTCTTGTATCTTTATTACCATATAATTAATATGAACATACCTGAATCTCACCATCTATGAATATTTCAGTCTCTAGAAGAAGAGGACAAATTAACACCTGAACAACTTGCCATTAAAAACGTAGGAAAGAAggtaacttatttttgtttaaaatcttgCATAAGTGATGAATAGAATTGTTGTTAATTAATTAGTCCTGGTTAATGTGATGCCTCTTTCTTATTCAGGATCCAAAAAGGCATTTGGAAGAGAATGTGGATGTGCTCATGACCTCTAACATTGTCCAATGTTTAGGGTCAATGCTAGACACTGTTATTTTTAAGTAACCACTGCGAGTCTCTTTATGGAGAGATGTTTAACAATCTGTACTGACTTTACTAACTGAAATCTTGTTAAACAGTAAATGAGAGAATTTCCCAACACTTGTCAAcctattaagaatattttatccttttacaTGTACTCTAACTCCCAAGCCTGATGTTGATAAATGTCTGAGAATCACTCCTCAATAAAATTATGTTCTGGACTTCTTTCGAAGAGTGAATCCATTCTTCCTGCAGGTTAATCTTCACAAATGTGTTTATGATAAGACCTCGTGTAAAAAATGAAGAAGGGGATTTACCCAGTCTCTTCAAAGATAACTGTACTCTAGTGAAACACATTGAAAGTGTAATAGGGCCACTACTCCTCATATATCTAAAACCCAGAGCTGCATCGTATAATAAAAAAGTGGAAACCCCAAGTGATGTGCTTCTGGGGATAAGTATGTTGTATTATCGGATGAATTCTGGAGTTAATATCCTTTTCACTAGAgttgtataaagaaaaaaacttctTTAACATTATCAGGGACGACAAATACTTGGAAAGAGGAAACACTCATATATAAGAATAcagtaaattttttatttaaaaaatagttacAGCCATAGAACTTAGTTTCACATACATATTTTATACTTGTTTGTATTTCTCGACTCAtttatagaaaagtaaaataaattgttactgCAAATAATAATATCAGGATATCTTTTAAAAACTGTACTCCCACAATCATGTTTGTTATTTATGATAGatttcattaatgttttaaaataaataggcTTAACTTAGTGgtattcaactgtatataaacagcagtgaaatttaaaaatcttgTTTAAGGGTACAAACTTTGAATTATCAAGACACATCTTTTGTATGTGCTCAGTCTTAAGGGTACCAATATTGAAGTTCCACATTGAAATCAAGAAAACTTAGAATTACTGCCATGAATATTAAATGTTTCCTTAATTCCTAATTTTCAATTGTTTTGAACTAGAATGAAaataactacattcatttattttagaAGATACACTGTGAATCATTTATAAAGTTCAGTACTTGTTACCGTCATAACAAAGGTTGGTGCAGTGTGGACATGAAGTGTAAACCAGCTTCACCTGTAATTCCATGGAACTGTCcttcctttaattttgtgttgtACACAGAAGGTGAACTTAGAGAGGCACTGCTTCCACTAAATGggagaaaaacatttgaaattaaaagggaattcttgttttttcttatattcataTTCAGTATAAACAGAAGAGTAAATTGAGAATTTTTAgccaaaaaatatatgtatacatatgacCTTAAAAGACAGTGTACTGTTACATAGATAAAATTAGACTCATGCTGAGAACATGACCTTACCTTGAGTAGGTTGTAGTGTTAGGTAGAGAATATGGAGCCCGAGATGGTGATGTCATTCCTGGCATGGGAATGTAAGGAAGTACAGATGATTGTTGTAGAGAGCTCGGaagaactgaataaaaaatttggacttttcattttttaaacttcaccCAATTATTAGAAAtgcatttttacaataattaacttACCAAAACAGAACGACATTTAGATTTACCTGTTGCCAGAGGAGGTTGGGGATATGTTTGCTCCACAAAGGAGTACGGGTACTGTCCCATGTATGTGTTGGGTGGCCCATTATAGCTGTTAGAATATAAAGCCAAAGTAACCTAGGTATCAAATACTCCTAAATCAACACAATATCTATATACCAATAATCTATGTAAACAGGTATCTCAGtactgtttattttctttttaaaattacaaattagttTACTGCTTTTCAGAAATGTTGCtaacagaaatttaaaacaaattttaagaagGAATCTATCAATGTTATACTATGAAGTGAATGACTATTAATGGCATACAACAGATGTTTTACTTAACTGTGGATAATCTTTCAGTGGAAGGTAAGGATACTGGACCTTATTCCAGAAACATCTACCTGTCTATTCACAGTTAGGTTATTATAGGTTATTACATCCATAGGTAATTTACTGAAAGATTGAAGGGTGCAAATTCAAACTACAGCATTATACAGGTGAAAAACTCCTATCAAAGTATTACAGTTTGGTATCAAATCAGCTAGATATAGAATACATAAAGAATGAGAGAATACCTCTGTTTACCTGTTCATGTGGTGGTGGCGATACCATGCGAGAATCATGTGATGGATAGGTTCCATAGGGAGTTGGCAGAAGGAACTCTCGCATCAAATCATGGTACATGCCAAGGGCTTCCCATCAACTGTTTACTGACTGATGCTAATGATGCATGGTGTTGATCaattgtatcaacttccttatcAATTAGTGGACCCAGAGCAGTGCACTGTTCTACAAGAATGGAAAAAGAAATCACTACACTCATCTTTAAGAATGGAAAAATCATAAGTACAAACAGAAAAAAACCACTACACTCTTCTGTAAGatggaaaaacaaaactattaatgttACTTAGAAAGAAAACCAGTATTTTCTTCTGTGAAAGCAGGATAAAATACTAGCTCAAGACTTCACAAGTTTGTTGGTTTTATGTAAAGATATATAAGGGGTACCTGTAttagctctctctctctctctctctcagaaCACAACCTCACAGtgtagaaataattttgtttttggtgttaAAAAGATAATGAACCTGATCACCACAGTTTGGCCccaattgaaatataaattaagtacACATCTGTAATTCAATTGCTTAAGAACTGTtacaagttaaaatttaaaactgcaaaaatgtgcaaattaattgaaacaaatagtcattttacaatattttcagaatGGCAGCCAGTGTAGGCTTGCTGagcccgctgatttcctttagtagttattttttcacacaaacggcatcattagctgtgtttttcAGTACGGtagatctatttttgggatatatgatgaaattttgaggaatattacgtcattcgaaattgcgttagaagggcaaggagaccagtcaaaaaacaacttcttaccaactcaatgaagaaaaaacggtatcaatggggtctgaaatacaagaactggacgcaagaacaatggaggaaggtgttattcagtgacgagactcatttctttgtacagggtcaaagaagtctgcatgtttgcagatctccaggtgagaactttcgagaatctcacaatgtttgtaaaacatcccttgaagaagatgttttggggctttttcagctactatagcattggaggcttacatatcatagaaggtatgatgcaaggactgcagtacatcgaagttttacAGAAAAGAGTCATTCCacaattgaaaaagagatttccagatggatctggcatttttcagcaagatctggctctgtgccacacattgaaacttgtgaagaattttatgactacaatgtgaataaaggtgctggactggcctggaaactctggacttaaatcctattgaaaatctttgggcaatttgtaaagaaagacttcaggtGTGGTACcccgatccaaaaattagtaaagattgcagtcaacacgtggacttgatgccaaagcggattaatgatctgaaaaataaaggtggtcatatcatgtattaatttgagagtaatttttggattctcagaaataaaatgaaaaaatcgtaattttccatcttgtttcaattaatttgcacaaggttGTAATGATCAATTGATAAAAACTTATTGATACTTCTGTTTTATGCAAATCCAAACCAGTACCAAAGGTAAGGTTAATAAAGTTGAATATTACAATTAATgccatacatatatacatacatgtcaAAACATAACCTGTGTATCTGTTTCAAATACCTATGTTCTAAACCACGTGCTAATTACTTTCATATAAGGACAGTAGATTTAAAGGTGAAAATGCTATCAAAATTTggataaataaaaacttatttacaGATGTTTCAAGGAATTAACATTCATAGAACTCCATATATCTACTTCTTCCAATTCATGAAGCAAGGACATTATTATTggtcataataaatattaattttgataataaaaaacaaccaactaatgaataaatatttactgtaaaacttATCAAAATGTAAGTGTAGTTTTCATTTTCATTCCCTTAACGTCACACACTTAATCCTTTCTTTGGCcacatctttttatattttttaacacctAAAAGGTGGTTTTAATTGGATATGACTTTTGTTGgtacacaccaacaaaccacagcaagtaagaaaatGGCACTCATTAgtaaacaatattagttttagAATTTAAACCCTATTCAAAACAGATCTTTAAAATACATGGTGAtagtttttctctctaaaacagtgtCACTAACTTTTTTTAGTaatgccatggaatttagattaacagtttcttgtcatcaccgcCATACAATCAGTACAACTGTATCATGTATTACTATGCAGAACTAAAGGatctttaattacattaatttcatcaaatttaGTATATTTGTGCTGAAAAGTTgggaacaaataattaataatgaacagcCACCCACacgatttttttaataaattgagCTAGAAActactaatctagtttgcttggcctaaccaatacttatgttttttttaatcaaataaagttTCAGTACTTTTGgtgtgaagaagaaaaaaacggAAAGAAACTCAATCAAACACTGATTTTCAGACATCCAACAGACACGATCGTAAATAAACGTTATCTAAAGTGAGAAAAATATATGCATTATCATAATATACCTTCATGTCATGTGCCCATTCTTTTAATAACTTCtctaaataaacatacaaatttaATGATAGAAAacctattaacaaaatattaaaatgcatgAGTGATTTTAGATATTAGATAAAATAACCCAAGAATATAGAGAATTAATGTTTGCATTGTCTAATCTATCACTAACACTGGTTAAATtagcttattattttgttaagcATTTTACTCCTAgctagtttatttctttttaaacaaatcaGTTAGTCTAAGCCTAACATTCACCTTAATTTACTATTCAGTTACATTTCTACTTAGCTATAAGTAAAGTGATTATTTCCATCTAAAAAAGCCAGGAAGTCGAGCGAAAATAGGAATAAGATTGTTACTagtctgaaatatttatttaaataccttCTAAAGACAAGAGTTCATCTGAATCCATTCTTTCTCCAGTGGGATCTGCTTCATGTAACAAGTGCAACAGTCTATTTTTTCctacatacacaaacaaatatcaaacttttaaaaactacaacattttaatgatttaatcAAGAAGTAATGAAGTATAATTTCATCAACATTTTGGTCAAAAACTTTccaaatatttaactaaagacCTTTCCAAGAATGAATTCACTGAAATAAACCATGAAGACACTGTTATTCCTGTGGAATCAAGACTAACGTAAACCATGAAGACACACTGTTAATCCTGTGGAATCAAGACCATGGTAAACCATGAAGACACTGTTATTCCTGTGGAATCAAGACTGAAGTAAACCATGAAGACACCGTTAATCCTGTGGAATCGAGACTGAAGTAAACCATGAAGACACACTGTTAATCCTGTGGAATCATGACTGTGGTAAACCATGAAAACACTGTTATTCCTGTGGAATCAAGACTGAAGTAAACCATGAAGGCACTGTTAATCACATGAAATCACGACTGAAGTAAGCCATAAAGACACTATTTTTACTGAAGGCATTGCTACACTTGAAATAAACTACAAAGATTATGTTACTCCTTAGTCAAAGAGTTAGAAAGAATGATATAAATTATGTGGTTATGTTTTACAAAGCCAAACCTCACAAGCAAAGGAAAGTTTTCTTGATGAAAGGCAATCTGTTCTCACCTCACGTATGCTTATGTTGGCTCAGAGTAGCAAATGTGTGTTTTTAACGTTGGCATATTCAAGTATTTAAATATGACAAGTTATTGAAAGACCTGTGGGAAAACAGTTTTTTCAACTCGTACCACCCTTCAacaaaagtatttgtaataactgcACATTGTCTTTTAATAACAGTATTCTGTTTTAAAATCCGTTGATATAATATCCCAGTGTGTATAGTCTCAGTATTTCATATACTTCAATTTACATCATCAATTTCCAATTCTTTGGTTTCAGTTTCAACAGTCTTAACTCTTACTTCCTCACTAAACTGGACAGACTTCTTTTCTAGAATTTTATCTGtgggaaaaatataaatttgttggAAACACTGTTGTCTATAGGAACTGAATATAACAGATCCAAGACGAGAGCTTGTTTACTACtacaaattaatgtttataagtgatttgaaacaataatatttatccaaaaacaaaacttacttttTCATTCCTGTGATAAGAATTCAAACTCCCATATACAAAATGACACCAGCCAATAAAAACACGGATTTGTTTATACTCTGCATTTCTTATGTTGTTTCACTTTCCACATTATGGATCAGATAACctctaattttacatatttagaTAGTCATTTATGATAATCACTTAATTGGaattaaaagaattatttaacttaatattCAAGTTCAATTAAATGAATGTTTCTTTAAtcactgttttttatatatttatttgaattagaTCAATTaatgtttaactttacattttccAATAAAAATTTAGACAGaacatatttcttctttataCCAACTTCAACAATCATTTTGTACATTCATACTTGACATAGGACAAGAAGCAGGTTTTTATTTCAAGACATTATTATCACATTAGATTTTACTTGTCAGTTTATTAGTACAAAAGTCAACTTACACAGGTGGTTTGGCTCTGCCATTAAGTCTGCTGTGACTTAGCTGGAAAAATACCTTCTCTTATGTGGGTTGAACCTTTCCACCAGTTATTGTCACCGTAacaagtaaaatgtatattttaacttaGGCTTAAAAAGTAAACACTTTCAAAGCATAATAGAcatgaaactaaaaatttaaatgaGCATTTTTGTTAGTGTGCCAAAAGTGGTATTTTATCATAAATTGCAACTTTATAGAAATAtagatatgttaaaaataatcttatttgtaataacaaagtttattaaAGAAGATTTCTTACTACATTTAACAAAGAACTATGTAGCTTTTTGGTACTTAAGTCTTGAAAAAACTTTACTACATTTAGTAAAGAACTACACAactttttgacattttatatatttaaaaatggctgatatgTGTGAaaaaagcactagtagaggagcgaacaacatttcaaccttcttcagtcatcctTAGGTTCACAAATAAAGGGttactgactggaagctgaccacatgtttgaaggcagttgtgtaactTAGCATAGGAATGTAGAGGTCGTgattagatgttggatatatttaatatttattaatatacgtataaaagtgtttctttgtattggtttattttgagcttgagttattgtataagtaaagcttcttcaattttccatttgtttatgtttatttctttatttagtatttgggtgtttcctatggttatgttgcatttatttgatttgcagtgtttgaaaatgtgtgaaggtgactgtgttctttgaatctggtttccatttttctaattgtttctccaatatagaagtcattgCAGTTaccacattgtattttacaaataattttggtgtggtgtttgtcagtgcagtttttacacagtatagactttagttttgtgcctggtttttgaataaatttggtattaactggaatgtcatattttgttgctagtttttgccaaatgttgcttatttttctgctgatgttgggaatatatggtatacagcagtatatggtttcatgattttttaaatcatggggtatatttacttttgtcagttgattttgctttttttctaggtgtgtgcatataatgttttctatggtttgtggaggaaacttgatgttgatgaagtattgttttattttgtctaattcgtcattaattttatctggtgagtatagtattatggctgtgtttatttgatttcttagtatgttgagtttttgttttgtttcaacatactaggaa
Proteins encoded in this window:
- the Rpn11 gene encoding regulatory particle non-ATPase 11 isoform X2, which gives rise to MDRLLRLGGGLTGLGQGPPPGDGPVVDTAEQVYISSLALLKMLKHGRAGVPMEVMGLMLGEFVDDYTVQVIDVFAMPQSGTGVSVEAVDPVFQAKMLDMLKQTGRPEMVVGWYHSHPGFGCWLSGVDINTQQSFEALSERAVAVVVDPIQSVKGKVVIDAFRLINPNMMVLGQEPRQTTSNLGHLSKPSIQMLLNLHKKSWMDGLTLSDYDEHCQLNEKTVTEMLDLAKAYNKSLEEEDKLTPEQLAIKNVGKKDPKRHLEENVDVLMTSNIVQCLGSMLDTVIFK
- the Rpn11 gene encoding regulatory particle non-ATPase 11 isoform X1 → MDRLLRLGGGLTGLGQGPPPGDGPVVDTAEQVYISSLALLKMLKHGRAGVPMEVMGLMLGEFVDDYTVQVIDVFAMPQSGTGVSVEAVDPVFQAKMLDMLKQTGRPEMVVGWYHSHPGFGCWLSGVDINTQQSFEALSERAVAVVVDPIQSVKGKVVIDAFRLINPNMMVLGQEPRQTTSNLGHLSKPSIQALIHGLNRHYYSISINYRKNELEQKMLLNLHKKSWMDGLTLSDYDEHCQLNEKTVTEMLDLAKAYNKSLEEEDKLTPEQLAIKNVGKKDPKRHLEENVDVLMTSNIVQCLGSMLDTVIFK